From the genome of Actinomycetota bacterium:
CGGCGTGGTGCCCGCAGCCAGGCGGACCAGGTCGATGTCCAGCCCGATCAGGTCGCCGGTGTGGGCCCGGTAGAAGGCCGGGGTGGCGTACATGGCGGCACCCGTGTAGTAGTTGTTCGGGGTCTGCGGCGGGAACTGTCCCGGTGCCGCCACCACGCCGACGATGGTGAACGTGATGGGGATGGGGTTCGCCTGCTGGTCGGGCTGGTGGGGGTCACCGTCGAGGCTCCTGTCGGCCAGCACCGTGACCTTGGTGCCCAGCCGGGTGCGGGGGAATGTGAAGTCGACGGCGACCTCGCTCGGGTTCGCCGGGTCGGGGAACCGGCCGGCCAGCAGCTTGGGGCGGTCCATCCCCGACCCGTACGCCTGGCCGTCGGCGCTGGCGATCACCTCGAGGCTGTCCTGGCCGGCGGCCGTGAGGGCCGCCGTGGTGGTGTCCGGGTTCGAGCCGTCGAAGCCGACCTCCTCGAAGCCGAACGAGCGCACGTTCTCCGCTTCGGCGACGCCCTTGGTGGCGGCCACCTGGGCGTGGGTGACCGTGGCCGCATCGGGGTTCGGGATGAAGTCCTCGACGAGGAGGTCGGCGCCCTTGTGGGCCTTGTTGAAGCGGGCGTAGGCGGTGTCCGTGCGGATGGCGCCCGCCATGCCGGCGAGGGCCGGGCCGGCGAACCCCGCGGCCAGCAGCGCGATGGCGAGCCAACCCCGCCACCGCGCGCGCCACTCGGCGCCAAACCGGTACCGCACCGCCCCCACGTCCGCAAGTGTGGCATCCCGCAGGTGCGGCGCACAGGGGGCCAGCCCCCGTTTTGGGCTGGGGGCCGCCCCTCCGTTCGGGCTCGCGTTTGCGCAGGGTGGGCGGCTTTCCTGCGAATCTCGCCGCCATTTTGGCGGTCAAGCTCGCACGAACGACCCCTTCGCCCCGCCGCTGGGCCCGGCCGGCCCCTACTCGGCCGTGATCGCTCCCAGGAGCGGCATGCGGGCAGCCCGGCGGGCGGGGCGGATGGCGGCCAGGAGCCCGGCGACGGCGCCCAGGGCCAGGATGACGACCAACTGCGGCACCGGGACCGACAACTTCGTGAGGCCGTCGGACTGGCCCGCTGCCTCGGCCAGGGCGAGGCCGAGCACGAGGCCGAGGCCCACCCCGCCGATCGCCCCGAACAGGGAGATGACCACCGACTCCAAGCGGATCATCGTGCGCAGTTGGCGTCGGGTCTGGCCGACTGCCCGCAGCAGGCCGATCTCCCGGGTGCGCTCGTGGACCGCCAGCGACAGCGTGTTGGCGATGCCCAGCACGGCGATCACGATCGCCAGGGCCAAGAGGACGTAGACGATGCCGAGGACGACGTTGATGGCCGAGCCCGCCTGGGCGAGGTACGTCGCCCGGTCCTCAACCGACGGTTTGCCGAAGGGCGCCGCCGCCTTCTTGACCGCCGCCAGTTGCGGGCCGGCCGGCGCCCCCGGCGGCAGGGTGACGTAGATCTCGGCGTCCAGGCTCTGCAGGGCGTGCGGTGCCCACAGCGCCTGGGGGAGGAGGTAGTCGCCGGTGAGCACCCGGGAGCCGTACAGCGCCCCTACCGTGAGCGCCTGGCGGGTCCCGTCGGGGAGCACCGCCGTGACCGTGCTGCCCAGGTGCCATCCCCGCTTGGTGGCCTCGGCCTGCGACACCGCCAGCTGGTCCGGCTGCAGCTTCGCCAGCGAGCCCGCGGCCGGAGCCAGGTCCAGGACGGCCGGGAGGGTGGCGGGGTCGATGACGCTGACCTGCTCGGCCCGCCCACCGATCAGCGCCTGGCCCTCGCCGATCCCCGACACCGTACCGATGCCGGGGAGGGCGGCGATCGCGCCCACCAACTGGGGGGCGACGCCGCCTGGGCCGAAGCCATCGGCCACCACGGCGATGTCGCCCTTGAAGGCATCGCTCACGCCCGCGGTGCCGGCGGCCGAGATCGACCGGGCGAACACCGTGAACAGCGACACGACGGCCACCCCCACCATGAGCGCGGTGGCGGCGGCCGCCGTCCGGCGCGGGTTGCGCCGGGCGTTCTCCCGGGCGAGGGCGCCCGGCATGCCGCGCAGCGACTCGAACGGGGTGCCGATCCAACCGGCCACGCTCCGAGCTGCCACCGGGCCCAGCACGACCACTGCCACCGTGGCCAGCAGCGAGCCCAGACCCACCCAGCGCAGGCCGTTGGCCGCGGTGGTGACGCCCACCGCCAGGAGGATCGCCCCCAGAACGCCCGCCCCGGCGCCGAGGATCAGCCGGCGGCGCAGCGAGGGCGGAGCCTCCACCGCGGCCCCCCGGAGGGCGGCCAGGGGCGGCACCCGGGACGCCCGCAGGGCGGGGAACAGGCCGGCGCCCACAGTGACCCCGATGCCGACCACGAGGGCGGCGATCACCGTCGTCGGCGAGATGACGAGTCCACCGGCCGGGAGGGCGAAACCGAAGCTGTCGAAGACGCCTTTCAGCAGGCCGGCGATGGCCAGACCGCACGCCAGCCCCAGCCCGCTGGCGGCGATCCCGAGCGCCAGGGCCTCGG
Proteins encoded in this window:
- a CDS encoding FtsX-like permease family protein gives rise to the protein MLSVILTGLWARKRRLIGMLAAVVLGVGFLAGALALGDTLSANFNQLFTQASAGTDVVVRAPAAVGTGLDASRPLIPQSLVAAIAKVPGVADAQPSITGSGQIIGSDGNAVGGLGPPRTAGAWISDPALTPYRLVEGRAPAGANEVVINKGAALSGHLQLGQEITVETPAAIQVRIVGIVTFGDANGFGQATYVGFSLPGAQAYVTGRPGSVSSILVRAASGVTQPELAARIARVLPANVQALTGAVVTQQTIADLTGGFLSALRALLVIFAAIALLVATFSIVNTFSILMAQRSREQALLRSLGGTRRQLLLAVLAEALALGIAASGLGLACGLAIAGLLKGVFDSFGFALPAGGLVISPTTVIAALVVGIGVTVGAGLFPALRASRVPPLAALRGAAVEAPPSLRRRLILGAGAGVLGAILLAVGVTTAANGLRWVGLGSLLATVAVVVLGPVAARSVAGWIGTPFESLRGMPGALARENARRNPRRTAAAATALMVGVAVVSLFTVFARSISAAGTAGVSDAFKGDIAVVADGFGPGGVAPQLVGAIAALPGIGTVSGIGEGQALIGGRAEQVSVIDPATLPAVLDLAPAAGSLAKLQPDQLAVSQAEATKRGWHLGSTVTAVLPDGTRQALTVGALYGSRVLTGDYLLPQALWAPHALQSLDAEIYVTLPPGAPAGPQLAAVKKAAAPFGKPSVEDRATYLAQAGSAINVVLGIVYVLLALAIVIAVLGIANTLSLAVHERTREIGLLRAVGQTRRQLRTMIRLESVVISLFGAIGGVGLGLVLGLALAEAAGQSDGLTKLSVPVPQLVVILALGAVAGLLAAIRPARRAARMPLLGAITAE